A part of Antennarius striatus isolate MH-2024 chromosome 21, ASM4005453v1, whole genome shotgun sequence genomic DNA contains:
- the eif2ak1 gene encoding eukaryotic translation initiation factor 2-alpha kinase 1 isoform X4, whose product MNGRSYLSIQEFASAIPNHLLLGSLLEHLCFVYESNPARSRMLFKVIGQQLAAMNLLSPLAVSDEFSTVRFQHNQAFTELLRAASSSVYPQGQKLSTNIPAIRPKEGLFQAQTSRYISEFEEISRLGKGSYGNVFKVVNKLDGQFYAVKKILIKKVSKDDCMKVLREVKMLSSLQHVNVVGYHTAWMEHVQPAANRESLLPALESPGPQDSSDESCDSNSSSSSVIFQSRSEAPTDAAPSTNGPLRETLGIQALVPTQEKGQVVCPKTMRCIPKNYVPCVFLGRQEPMKSSKCPATGWDSSAPLDDQSSRSSIELNNNSHVNKKGPQLPDICTPKPSKEVQFHLMLYIQMQLCERSLKDWISERNLKPKEEPASACPYGCVDAELTLSLLRKIVEGVVYIHSRGVMHRDLKPRNIFLHGRDCHVRIGDFGLACRDLIMDAHKSTTSPSGNVFLHICTCLTQYLKEPPEDGALFFRVTSVAYFTDCSHTTGVGTFVYAAPEQLKDSHYNSKSDMYSIGVVALELFHPFGTEMERVRTLGDLREGKIPESFSHKWPVLAKYVMKLTSKEPGVRPTASELLQSELFCCKDKVICDLQRRVGELEEEIMQLRRQISQPGHSEVQFSESEKT is encoded by the exons ATGAATGGCAGAAGCTACTTGTCCATCCAGGAGTTTGCCTCAGCCATCCCCAACCACCTCCTCCTGGGGTCGCTGCTGGAGCACCTGTGCTTTGTATATGAAAGCAACCCAGCACGCTCACGCATGCTGTTCAAAG TCATTGGCCAGCAGTTAGCTGCCATGAATCTCCTCTCCCCTTTGGCCGTAAGCGATGAGTTCAGTACCGTCAGATTCCAACACAACCAGGCCTTCACTGAGCTGCTACGTGCTGCCAGCTCCTCAGTGTATCCACAG gGGCAAAAACTCAGCACAAATATCCCTGCCATAAG ACCAAAGGAGGGACTATTTCAAGCACAGACTTCCCGGTACATTAGTGAATTTGAAGAAATAAGTAGACTTGGAAAAGGATCatatggaaatgtttttaag GTTGTGAACAAACTTGATGGACAGTTTTATGCTGTCAAGAAAATTCTCATCAAAAAAGTCTCAAAAGACGACTGCATGAAG gtCCTCAGGGAAGTCAAAATGTTGTCCAGCCTTCAGCACGTAAATGTTGTTGGCTATCACACTGCATGGATGGAACATGTTCAGCCTGCAGCAA ATCGTGAGTCTCTCCTTCCTGCACTGGAATCACCTGGACCACAAGACAG TTCTGATGAGAGCTGTGACAGCAACAGCAGTAGCTCCTCTGTGATTTTTCAAAGCCGCAGTGAAGCGCCAACAGATGCTGCCCCAAGTACCAATGGACCCTTAAGAGAAACCTTGGGCATACAGGCTTTAGTTCCAACCCAGGAGAAAGGTCAGGTGGTGTGCCCTAAGACGATGCGCTGCATCCCCAAGAACTATGTCCCTTGTGTGTTCCTTGGACGGCAGGAACCCATGAAGAGTTCCAAATGTCCCGCCACGGGCTGGGACAGTTCAGCGCCGTTAGATGATCAGTCAAGCAGAAGCAGCATCGAGCTGAACAACAACTCCCACGTCAACAAGAAAGGTCCACAGTTGCCTGACATCTGCACACCAAAGCCTTCAAAAGAG GTGCAGTTCCACCTGATGCTCTACATTCAGATGCAGCTGTGTGAGCGATCACTGAAGGACTGGATCTCTGAGAGGAACCTCAAACCCAAAGAAGAACCAGCCTcagcat gTCCTTATGGATGTGTTGATGCTGAACTAACACTCAGCCTGCTGAGAAAGATAGTTGAAGGGGTGGTCTACATTCACTCCAGGGGAGTTATGCACAGAGACCTGAAG CCAAGGAACATTTTCCTCCATGGTCGTGACTGCCATGTTCGCATTGGGGACTTTGGTTTGGCCTGTAGGGATTTAATAATGGATGCCCATAAAAGCACTACCTCTCCAAGTGGTAATGTATTTCTGCACATCTGCACTTGTTTGACACAGTACCTCAAAGAACCACCAGAAGATGGCGCTCTTTTCTTTAGAGTCACTTCTGTGGCTTATTTTACAGATTGTTCGCACACCACAGGTGTTGGCACATTTGTATATGCTGCGCCAGAACAACTGAAGGACTCTCACTACAATTCAAAG TCAGACATGTACAGCATTGGGGTGGTGGCTCTCGAGCTGTTCCATCCCTTTGGGACAGAGATGGAAAGGGTCCGGACTCTTGGAGACCTAAGGGAAGGGAAAATCCCAGAATCGTTCTCCCACAAATGGCCAGTCCTGGCAAAGTACGTCATGAAGCTGACAAGTAAAGAGCCAGGTGTTCGGCCCACGGCCAGCGAGCTTCTACAGAGTGAACTCTTCTGTTGTAAAGACAAA GTAATCTGTGATTTGCAGAGAAGGGTTggagagctggaggaagagatCATGCAGCTGAGAAGACAGATCAGTCAACCCGGGCATTCAGAAGTTCAGTTTTCTGAGTCAGAGAAAACCTGA
- the eif2ak1 gene encoding eukaryotic translation initiation factor 2-alpha kinase 1 isoform X3 — MDLGDKNIVEMIAKVIEEASDTDDNCQVLMNGRSYLSIQEFASAIPNHLLLGSLLEHLCFVYESNPARSRMLFKVIGQQLAAMNLLSPLAVSDEFSTVRFQHNQAFTELLRAASSSVYPQGQKLSTNIPAIRPKEGLFQAQTSRYISEFEEISRLGKGSYGNVFKVVNKLDGQFYAVKKILIKKVSKDDCMKVLREVKMLSSLQHVNVVGYHTAWMEHVQPAANRESLLPALESPGPQDSSDESCDSNSSSSSVIFQSRSEAPTDAAPSTNGPLRETLGIQALVPTQEKGQVVCPKTMRCIPKNYVPCVFLGRQEPMKSSKCPATGWDSSAPLDDQSSRSSIELNNNSHVNKKGPQLPDICTPKPSKEVQFHLMLYIQMQLCERSLKDWISERNLKPKEEPASACPYGCVDAELTLSLLRKIVEGVVYIHSRGVMHRDLKPRNIFLHGRDCHVRIGDFGLACRDLIMDAHKSTTSPSGNVFLHICTCLTQYLKEPPEDGALFFRVTSVAYFTDCSHTTGVGTFVYAAPEQLKDSHYNSKSDMYSIGVVALELFHPFGTEMERVRTLGDLREGKIPESFSHKWPVLAKYVMKLTSKEPGVRPTASELLQSELFCCKDKVICDLQRRVGELEEEIMQLRRQISQPGHSEVQFSESEKT; from the exons ATGGACCTAGGAGACAAAAACATTGTTGAAATGATAGCTAAAGTAATTGAAGAAG CTTCGGACACAGATGATAACTGTCAGGTGTTGATGAATGGCAGAAGCTACTTGTCCATCCAGGAGTTTGCCTCAGCCATCCCCAACCACCTCCTCCTGGGGTCGCTGCTGGAGCACCTGTGCTTTGTATATGAAAGCAACCCAGCACGCTCACGCATGCTGTTCAAAG TCATTGGCCAGCAGTTAGCTGCCATGAATCTCCTCTCCCCTTTGGCCGTAAGCGATGAGTTCAGTACCGTCAGATTCCAACACAACCAGGCCTTCACTGAGCTGCTACGTGCTGCCAGCTCCTCAGTGTATCCACAG gGGCAAAAACTCAGCACAAATATCCCTGCCATAAG ACCAAAGGAGGGACTATTTCAAGCACAGACTTCCCGGTACATTAGTGAATTTGAAGAAATAAGTAGACTTGGAAAAGGATCatatggaaatgtttttaag GTTGTGAACAAACTTGATGGACAGTTTTATGCTGTCAAGAAAATTCTCATCAAAAAAGTCTCAAAAGACGACTGCATGAAG gtCCTCAGGGAAGTCAAAATGTTGTCCAGCCTTCAGCACGTAAATGTTGTTGGCTATCACACTGCATGGATGGAACATGTTCAGCCTGCAGCAA ATCGTGAGTCTCTCCTTCCTGCACTGGAATCACCTGGACCACAAGACAG TTCTGATGAGAGCTGTGACAGCAACAGCAGTAGCTCCTCTGTGATTTTTCAAAGCCGCAGTGAAGCGCCAACAGATGCTGCCCCAAGTACCAATGGACCCTTAAGAGAAACCTTGGGCATACAGGCTTTAGTTCCAACCCAGGAGAAAGGTCAGGTGGTGTGCCCTAAGACGATGCGCTGCATCCCCAAGAACTATGTCCCTTGTGTGTTCCTTGGACGGCAGGAACCCATGAAGAGTTCCAAATGTCCCGCCACGGGCTGGGACAGTTCAGCGCCGTTAGATGATCAGTCAAGCAGAAGCAGCATCGAGCTGAACAACAACTCCCACGTCAACAAGAAAGGTCCACAGTTGCCTGACATCTGCACACCAAAGCCTTCAAAAGAG GTGCAGTTCCACCTGATGCTCTACATTCAGATGCAGCTGTGTGAGCGATCACTGAAGGACTGGATCTCTGAGAGGAACCTCAAACCCAAAGAAGAACCAGCCTcagcat gTCCTTATGGATGTGTTGATGCTGAACTAACACTCAGCCTGCTGAGAAAGATAGTTGAAGGGGTGGTCTACATTCACTCCAGGGGAGTTATGCACAGAGACCTGAAG CCAAGGAACATTTTCCTCCATGGTCGTGACTGCCATGTTCGCATTGGGGACTTTGGTTTGGCCTGTAGGGATTTAATAATGGATGCCCATAAAAGCACTACCTCTCCAAGTGGTAATGTATTTCTGCACATCTGCACTTGTTTGACACAGTACCTCAAAGAACCACCAGAAGATGGCGCTCTTTTCTTTAGAGTCACTTCTGTGGCTTATTTTACAGATTGTTCGCACACCACAGGTGTTGGCACATTTGTATATGCTGCGCCAGAACAACTGAAGGACTCTCACTACAATTCAAAG TCAGACATGTACAGCATTGGGGTGGTGGCTCTCGAGCTGTTCCATCCCTTTGGGACAGAGATGGAAAGGGTCCGGACTCTTGGAGACCTAAGGGAAGGGAAAATCCCAGAATCGTTCTCCCACAAATGGCCAGTCCTGGCAAAGTACGTCATGAAGCTGACAAGTAAAGAGCCAGGTGTTCGGCCCACGGCCAGCGAGCTTCTACAGAGTGAACTCTTCTGTTGTAAAGACAAA GTAATCTGTGATTTGCAGAGAAGGGTTggagagctggaggaagagatCATGCAGCTGAGAAGACAGATCAGTCAACCCGGGCATTCAGAAGTTCAGTTTTCTGAGTCAGAGAAAACCTGA